One region of candidate division WOR-3 bacterium genomic DNA includes:
- a CDS encoding serine acetyltransferase, whose product MTYSEYRYLVRSDLCRHEGAVGLSGFLRHAALTPGFQYTYWMRTAAFLSGRRILRFGFGHIARLILRHHSLKYGISIPWRTRIGPGFYIGHFGQIVVHHRAVIGANCNISQGVTVGQANRGPRQGYATIGDNVYIGPGAKLVGSVRVGSNVAIGANCVVTKDVPDNAVVAGVPGRIVSYEGSRDYVNWTDY is encoded by the coding sequence ATGACGTACTCTGAGTACCGGTATCTAGTTCGGTCAGACCTCTGCCGTCACGAGGGCGCAGTTGGGCTCTCCGGCTTCCTGCGACACGCCGCCCTGACCCCCGGGTTTCAGTACACCTACTGGATGAGAACGGCCGCGTTCCTGAGCGGTCGCCGGATCCTCAGATTTGGCTTCGGGCATATTGCCCGACTCATCCTGAGACACCACTCGCTCAAGTACGGCATCAGCATTCCCTGGCGAACGCGGATAGGTCCTGGTTTCTACATCGGGCACTTTGGCCAGATCGTCGTGCACCACCGCGCCGTCATCGGTGCGAACTGCAATATCTCGCAGGGTGTGACGGTTGGTCAGGCGAATCGCGGACCGCGCCAGGGCTACGCCACTATTGGTGACAACGTGTACATCGGTCCCGGTGCCAAGTTGGTGGGGAGCGTACGGGTCGGCAGCAACGTGGCCATAGGGGCGAACTGCGTGGTGACGAAAGACGTGCCGGACAACGCCGTTGTTGCCGGCGTGCCCGGCCGGATTGTCTCCTACGAGGGTTCAAGGGACTACGTGAACTGGACTGACTACTGA